A genomic segment from Thermothielavioides terrestris NRRL 8126 chromosome 4, complete sequence encodes:
- a CDS encoding YAF9-like protein codes for MAPAAGKRVKGVQIFRPFVYGTTARPFDEKTNPKPPGIPDDHTHSWTVFVKGIDDVDITYWLRRVQFKLHESIPNHIRMIEGEKGKPFELHETGWGEFEIAIKLYYAPESAEKPQTLYHHLRLHPYGRTEEEKEAMRLNGGQVISWAYEEQLFNEPYEPFYELLTSGAMPPAAPPPPKSSGSKSSSSGGGSKGKEKDAGKQVVASRTEGGVLERSAMIPLTNRPGQPFSRETEQVEIKKLKEALVKVEALMAKTKEEVQAKEKRLKELKMEAAKG; via the exons ATGGCACCGGCAGCAGGAAAGCGCGTCAAAGGCGTGCAAATATTCCGCCCCTTCGTATACGGCACCACGGCGCGCCCGTTCGACGAAAAGACCAACCCCAAACCGCCCGGCATTCCCGACGACCACACCCACTCCTGGACCGTCTTCGTCAAGGGCATCGACGATGTCGACATCACCTACTGGCTGCGGCGCGTACAATTCAAGCTGCACGAGTCCATCCCGAACCACATCCGAA TGATCGAAGGCGAAAAGGGCAAGCCCTTCGAGCTGCACGAGACAGGCTGGGGCGAGTTCGAGATCGCGATCAAGCTGTACTACGCGCCCGAGTCGGCCGAGAAGCCGCAGACGCTGTACCACCACCTGCGCCTACACCCGTACGGGCgcaccgaggaggagaaagaAGCCATGCGGCTCAACGGCGGGCAGGTGATCTCGTGGGCGTACGAGGAGCAGCTGTTCAACGAGCCGTACGAGCCGTTCTACGAGCTGCTCACCTCGGGCgccatgccgccggcggcgccgccgccgcccaagtcTTCGGGCTcgaagagcagcagcagcggcggcggcagcaaggggaaggagaaggaTGCCGGGAAGCAGGTGGTCGCGAGCCGgaccgagggcggcgtgctggagcGCAGCGCCATGATCCCGCTGACGAACCGGCCGGGCCAGCCGTTCAGTCGGGAGACGGAGCAGGTCGAGATCAAGAAGCTGAAGGAGGCGCTCGTGAAGGTGGAGGCGCTGATGGCAAAGACCAAGGAGGAGGTGCAGGCGAAGGAGAAGAGGTTGAAAGAGCTCAAGATGGAGGCAGCGAAGGGGTAA